The window GTTCACGACCGAGCGGACGGAGGAAGAGTCCAACGCGGCGGGCGGTCGGGCACGGGCGCGTGGCCGCAAGTAGCGCGGGCCGGTGCGGAGGTCGGTGCGGTGATCGGTGCGGAGATCGGTGCGGTCGGGTGAATCGTGATCGTGTGAATCGGAGTCAGCCATGGCGTTGATGCCCAAAAGAGTGAAGTACCGCAAGGAGATGCGCCGGATCCGCCCGCGCAAGGCGACGAAGGGCAACTACGTCGCGTACGGGGATTTCGGGCTGCAGTCGCTCGAGGGGTGCTGGCTGCCCGGCAACGTGATCGAGGCGGGTCGCATCTCGTGCCAGCACTTCCTGAAGCGCGAGGGGAAGCTGTTCATCCGGGTCTTCCCGGACAAGCCGATCTCGAAGAAGCCGCTCGAGACGCGAATGGGAACGGGCAAGGCGGACGTCGACTACTGGGCGGCGCGGATCAAGCCCGGGACGATGCTGTTCGAGATCGCGGGCGTTCCGGAGAGCACGGCGAAGCTGGCGCTGCTCCGGGCGGCGATGAAGATGCCGGTGCGCTGCCGGTTCGTGGGTCGGCGGGTGCGGGTCTAACCGGGAGGGCGGGTTCATGAAGGGCAAGGACGTGCACGGGATGAAGGACGAGGAGCTGTCGCTGGAGGCCCGGAACCTGCGGGTGAAGCTCTTCGACCTGCGCTCGCAGTCGGTGACGGAGAAGGTGGAGGACACGTCGCAGTTCGGGAAGATCCGCAAGGACGTCGCCCGGCTGCTGACGGAACAGCGGGCGCGTCGGGGAGCGAAGCAGAACGGGTAAAGGTGCGCGGGCACCGGTGACGCAGGGGAACACAGGCGATGGCGGACGCGAGCAACAGGGCGGGCGAGGGCGTGGAGTCGCTCACGGGCACCAAGATCGGGGTGGTGGACTCCGACGCGCGGGCGAAGACGCGGCGCGTGGTGCTGAGCTACATGGCGCAGCACCCCAAGTACGGGAAGTACGTCCGCCGGCGCACGATCCTGCACGTCCACGACGAGGCGAACGAGTCGCACGTGGGCGACGTGGTGGAGGTGGCGCCGTGCCGCCCCATCAGCAAGACCAAGTCGTGGCGCCTCGTGCGGGTGGTCGAGCGTCGCTCGGCGGAGGCGGCGGCGATGAAGAGCGTGAAGGAACTCCAGGGGCCGGTCGTACAGGGATGACCGCGCGGGATCGCGCGTCGGACGGTGAACCATGCTGCAGCAAGAAACACGGTGCGAGGTGGCGGACAACAGCGGCGCGAAGATCGCGTACGTCATCCGCGTGTACGGCAGCTCGACGGCGAGCGGGAAGTTCACGCGTCGGACGGCGGCGGTGGGCGA of the Planctomycetota bacterium genome contains:
- the rplP gene encoding 50S ribosomal protein L16 translates to MALMPKRVKYRKEMRRIRPRKATKGNYVAYGDFGLQSLEGCWLPGNVIEAGRISCQHFLKREGKLFIRVFPDKPISKKPLETRMGTGKADVDYWAARIKPGTMLFEIAGVPESTAKLALLRAAMKMPVRCRFVGRRVRV
- the rpmC gene encoding 50S ribosomal protein L29 is translated as MKGKDVHGMKDEELSLEARNLRVKLFDLRSQSVTEKVEDTSQFGKIRKDVARLLTEQRARRGAKQNG
- the rpsQ gene encoding 30S ribosomal protein S17 → MADASNRAGEGVESLTGTKIGVVDSDARAKTRRVVLSYMAQHPKYGKYVRRRTILHVHDEANESHVGDVVEVAPCRPISKTKSWRLVRVVERRSAEAAAMKSVKELQGPVVQG